The following proteins are encoded in a genomic region of Lachnospiraceae bacterium KM106-2:
- a CDS encoding ABC transporter, ATP-binding protein: MDELLKVVNLEKKIEAFELHNMSFELKAGYLYGLAGRNAAGKTSLFNLLIGLNKPTNGEIIVDGYDLWKEPERAKQKIAYVLNDSPFSMQMSAKANAKIYGSCYDTFDYSKFTSYCDRFEIPLKKPLHKLSKGMNIKFQLAFALSYDAKLYLMDEPTEGLDPIFRREFREILMDIIAMGDKTVVMSTQLTEELDQLADFLILIHGGRLKLFDSVERLRSEYQIVKGTKLQIDYLEQENLIGRREIGEQEEALIKKTREPIRLSVTTEVPTTADLIYYFQDMRG; this comes from the coding sequence ATGGATGAACTATTAAAAGTGGTCAATTTAGAAAAAAAGATAGAAGCATTTGAATTACATAATATGAGTTTTGAGTTAAAGGCAGGGTATTTATATGGTCTTGCAGGAAGGAATGCAGCAGGAAAGACATCCTTATTCAATTTGTTGATCGGATTAAACAAACCCACCAATGGTGAAATTATAGTGGATGGATATGATTTATGGAAAGAGCCTGAGAGGGCAAAACAAAAGATCGCCTACGTATTGAATGATTCTCCATTTTCAATGCAGATGTCAGCAAAAGCAAATGCGAAGATCTATGGTAGCTGTTATGACACATTTGATTATTCTAAGTTTACAAGCTATTGTGATCGATTTGAAATTCCGTTAAAGAAACCATTACATAAATTATCAAAAGGTATGAACATAAAATTTCAATTGGCGTTTGCACTATCTTATGACGCAAAACTTTATCTTATGGATGAACCAACAGAAGGATTGGATCCGATCTTTCGAAGAGAGTTTAGGGAAATCCTAATGGACATTATTGCAATGGGGGATAAGACAGTAGTCATGTCTACTCAGTTAACAGAAGAATTAGATCAATTGGCGGATTTTTTGATCCTGATACATGGAGGAAGACTAAAACTTTTTGATTCCGTGGAACGCTTAAGAAGCGAGTACCAGATTGTAAAGGGAACCAAGTTACAGATTGATTATCTTGAGCAAGAAAATTTGATCGGAAGAAGAGAGATCGGGGAGCAAGAAGAAGCTCTGATCAAAAAAACAAGAGAACCAATCCGACTTAGTGTAACAACGGAAGTACCGACTACAGCTGATCTTATTTATTACTTTCAAGATATGAGAGGTTAG
- a CDS encoding adenylosuccinate synthetase — protein sequence MVRAIVGANWGDEGKGKITDMLGEKSDIIVRFQGGANAGHTIINNYGKFALHLLPSGVFYDHTTCVIGNGVALNIPYLFNEIKNITEQGVPMPKILVSDRAQIVMPYHVLFDQYEEERLGGKSFGSTKSGIAPFYSDKYAKIGFQVSELFDDEVLKDKIARVCEMKNVILEHLYKKPAINPDELYQTLIEYRDMVAPYVCDTASFLQGAIKEGKTVLLEGQLGTLKDPDFGIYPMVTSSSTLASYGAIGAGIPPYEITDIIAVCKAYSSAVGAGEFVSEIFGDEADELRRRGGDGGEFGATTGRPRRMGWFDAVASRYGCKMQGATEVALTVLDVLGYLDEIPVCIGYEIDGEVTKDFPVTTKLAKARPVYTVLPGWKTEIRGITKYEELPENCRNYIEFIEKELDVPVTMVSNGPGRHEIIKRESKLAK from the coding sequence ATGGTAAGAGCAATTGTAGGAGCAAACTGGGGAGACGAAGGAAAAGGTAAGATCACAGATATGTTAGGTGAAAAATCTGACATTATCGTTAGATTTCAAGGTGGTGCTAACGCAGGACATACAATCATTAACAACTATGGTAAGTTTGCACTTCACTTATTACCTTCAGGAGTATTCTATGATCATACAACTTGTGTAATCGGAAATGGTGTTGCATTAAATATTCCATATTTATTTAATGAAATTAAAAATATTACAGAACAAGGTGTACCAATGCCTAAGATTTTAGTATCCGATCGAGCTCAGATCGTAATGCCTTATCATGTATTGTTTGATCAATATGAAGAAGAAAGACTTGGTGGTAAATCATTTGGTTCTACAAAATCAGGAATTGCACCTTTCTATTCAGATAAATATGCAAAGATCGGTTTCCAAGTATCTGAATTATTTGATGATGAAGTCTTAAAAGATAAAATCGCTCGTGTATGTGAAATGAAGAATGTTATCTTAGAACATCTTTATAAGAAACCTGCTATCAATCCAGATGAGTTATACCAAACATTAATCGAATATCGTGATATGGTTGCTCCTTATGTATGTGATACAGCATCATTCTTACAAGGTGCAATTAAAGAAGGTAAGACAGTATTATTAGAAGGACAGTTAGGAACTTTAAAAGATCCTGATTTCGGTATCTATCCAATGGTTACTTCTTCTTCTACGTTAGCATCTTATGGTGCTATCGGAGCTGGTATTCCTCCTTATGAGATCACAGATATCATCGCAGTATGTAAAGCTTACTCAAGTGCAGTTGGTGCTGGTGAATTCGTGAGTGAGATCTTCGGTGATGAAGCGGATGAACTTAGAAGACGCGGTGGAGACGGCGGAGAATTCGGTGCAACAACAGGACGTCCAAGACGTATGGGATGGTTCGATGCAGTTGCAAGCCGTTATGGATGCAAGATGCAGGGTGCAACAGAAGTTGCTTTAACGGTACTTGATGTTTTAGGATATCTTGATGAAATTCCAGTTTGTATCGGTTATGAAATCGATGGAGAAGTGACTAAAGACTTCCCTGTTACAACAAAACTTGCAAAAGCAAGACCAGTTTACACAGTACTTCCAGGATGGAAAACAGAAATTCGTGGAATTACGAAATATGAAGAACTTCCTGAAAACTGCAGAAACTACATTGAGTTCATCGAAAAAGAACTTGATGTACCAGTTACTATGGTTTCTAATGGTCCAGGACGTCATGAGATCATTAAACGTGAAAGCAAATTAGCAAAATAG
- a CDS encoding transcriptional regulator, GntR family, translating into MFSETSMKPLFVQIYEWIEDEIINGNLKEGDQVPSTNQFAAQYRINPATAGKGINVLVEENILFKKRGIGMFVAEGACEVIRTKRKKQFCNEYIRPMVEEARKLGLQESEIENMIRDGFNKGDLA; encoded by the coding sequence ATGTTTAGTGAAACATCGATGAAACCCTTGTTTGTCCAGATCTATGAGTGGATTGAGGATGAAATTATCAATGGTAATTTAAAAGAAGGAGACCAAGTGCCTTCTACGAATCAATTTGCAGCTCAGTATCGAATTAATCCGGCAACAGCGGGAAAAGGAATTAATGTTCTTGTAGAAGAAAATATTTTGTTTAAGAAGAGAGGAATCGGTATGTTTGTAGCAGAAGGCGCATGCGAAGTGATCCGTACAAAGAGAAAAAAGCAGTTTTGTAATGAATATATCAGACCGATGGTTGAAGAAGCAAGAAAATTAGGTCTACAAGAATCAGAAATAGAAAATATGATTAGAGATGGTTTTAATAAGGGGGATTTGGCATGA
- a CDS encoding ABC transporter, ATP-binding protein, whose amino-acid sequence MNAVECKKVKKQFKEKTVFEELNLKIEAGKIYGLLGRNGSGKTTLMNLITTKYLPTEGEIEVFGEPVYENENVLRKICFMSDYMPAFLNSSVKNLLKDAAAFYDNWDQAYAEKLLQLFQIEKKESYNVLSKGKKTCIGIIIGMASNCELTIFDEIYSGLDAVARQQFYDLILEDYMEKQRTFILSTHLISEMGNLFSDLILIDQGKVLIQGEVEELRTRIYAFSAKPELLEKMNPHTVLKKESFGGTEKRILNGTFTSEELSEYQLQGIKVESLSLQDIFITLTTGEVKE is encoded by the coding sequence ATGAATGCAGTAGAGTGTAAGAAGGTGAAAAAACAGTTTAAAGAGAAAACAGTTTTCGAAGAGTTAAATCTGAAGATTGAGGCAGGTAAGATCTATGGATTACTTGGGCGAAACGGTTCTGGTAAGACGACGTTAATGAATTTGATCACAACCAAGTACCTTCCAACAGAGGGTGAGATCGAAGTATTTGGTGAGCCGGTTTATGAAAATGAAAATGTGCTTCGTAAAATTTGTTTTATGTCTGATTATATGCCGGCATTCTTAAATAGTTCAGTCAAGAACTTATTAAAAGATGCAGCTGCATTTTATGATAATTGGGATCAGGCTTATGCAGAAAAATTACTTCAATTATTTCAAATAGAGAAAAAGGAATCCTACAATGTATTGTCGAAAGGAAAGAAGACTTGTATCGGGATCATCATTGGAATGGCTTCTAATTGTGAACTGACCATCTTTGATGAGATTTATTCTGGATTAGATGCGGTTGCGCGCCAGCAGTTCTATGATCTGATACTAGAAGACTATATGGAGAAACAAAGAACCTTCATCCTATCGACTCATTTGATCAGTGAGATGGGCAACTTATTCTCTGATTTGATTCTGATCGATCAAGGGAAAGTATTGATCCAAGGCGAAGTAGAGGAATTAAGAACAAGAATCTATGCATTTAGCGCAAAACCAGAATTATTAGAGAAGATGAATCCTCATACGGTACTCAAAAAAGAGAGTTTTGGCGGAACGGAGAAACGAATCCTCAATGGTACATTTACCAGTGAAGAACTCTCAGAGTATCAGCTTCAAGGAATCAAAGTGGAATCCTTATCATTACAGGATATCTTCATTACTTTGACGACAGGAGAGGTGAAAGAATGA
- a CDS encoding transcriptional regulator, GntR family, whose translation MTILLSKQSSLAIYEQIVAQIKDAIIDHKLVANEALPSIRGLARELEISVITTKRAYEELEKEGLIYSISGKGFYVSEQNTEILKEKKLKGIEDDVLELIVKCKRAGLSKQDIKDMVDVLYD comes from the coding sequence ATGACAATATTATTATCCAAACAAAGCAGTCTTGCCATCTATGAGCAGATTGTGGCGCAGATCAAAGATGCGATCATTGATCATAAGCTAGTGGCAAATGAAGCACTTCCTTCAATACGTGGTTTGGCTCGCGAGTTAGAGATCAGTGTCATAACGACAAAACGTGCCTATGAAGAATTAGAGAAGGAAGGTCTTATTTATTCCATCTCAGGAAAAGGATTCTATGTGAGTGAGCAGAATACCGAGATATTAAAAGAAAAGAAATTAAAAGGGATAGAAGATGATGTGCTAGAACTGATCGTAAAATGTAAGCGGGCAGGTCTATCAAAGCAGGATATTAAGGATATGGTAGATGTTCTATACGATTGA
- a CDS encoding methionine ABC transporter permease protein, whose amino-acid sequence MFSSDTMSMFGTGVIETLYMSLVSTIVAYIIGAPLGVLLVVTDKKGLRPQRFINVTLNIIVNILRSVPFLILLVAVIPFTRFVVGTSIGSTATIVPLVLAAAPFIARLVESSLMEVDPGVIEAGRSMGASDFEIIIKVLLPEAKPSLFTGSAIAVTTILGYSAMAGFVGGGGLGDIAIRYGLNRYETDVMMIAVVLLVIIVQILQEAGNYIAKRSDKRI is encoded by the coding sequence ATGTTTAGTTCAGATACTATGTCCATGTTTGGAACCGGAGTGATTGAGACTTTATACATGTCTCTTGTCTCCACAATTGTAGCTTATATTATCGGAGCGCCACTTGGGGTTCTCCTTGTTGTTACTGATAAAAAGGGACTTCGTCCACAACGTTTTATCAATGTCACCCTTAATATCATCGTAAATATTTTACGAAGTGTACCATTTTTAATTCTTTTAGTTGCGGTAATTCCATTTACCCGATTTGTAGTCGGAACAAGTATTGGTTCCACTGCTACGATCGTTCCCCTTGTACTTGCAGCAGCTCCATTCATTGCACGTCTTGTAGAATCTTCATTAATGGAAGTTGACCCTGGTGTCATCGAAGCCGGACGTTCTATGGGAGCATCTGATTTTGAGATCATTATAAAAGTATTATTACCAGAAGCAAAACCTTCCCTATTTACAGGAAGTGCAATCGCAGTTACAACAATCTTAGGTTACTCTGCAATGGCTGGTTTTGTCGGTGGTGGCGGACTTGGCGATATTGCGATCCGTTATGGCCTAAACCGTTATGAAACAGATGTTATGATGATCGCCGTTGTTCTTCTTGTCATCATCGTTCAGATTCTTCAAGAAGCAGGCAACTACATCGCAAAACGAAGCGATAAACGAATTTAG
- a CDS encoding methionine ABC transporter ATP-binding protein, giving the protein MAEQNSIIEIKNLSKAYKQKHKVVNALNDISLDIKEGEIFGIIGLSGAGKSTLVRCMNFLEKPTGGSVIFNGKDLGSLSKKDLNMVRRDITMIFQQFNLLMQRTALENVCFPMELAKVKKEDARKRAKELLEMVGLGDRLDSYPSQLSGGQKQRVAIARALATNPKVLLCDEATSALDPNTTNSVLSLLKEINKQLGVTIIIITHEMSVIERICNRVAIIDKSQIAEVAPVEELFSNPKTEIGKHLVYPDEIRDNKDFSNLALRVVFNGISSYEPVIANMILECKTPVNILFADTRNVDGKAMGQMIIQLPDDAVIASKMRHYLSKQEVIVEEVDLNV; this is encoded by the coding sequence ATGGCTGAGCAAAATAGCATTATTGAAATTAAGAATTTAAGCAAAGCTTATAAGCAAAAACATAAAGTAGTCAACGCCTTAAATGATATTAGTCTTGATATTAAAGAAGGTGAAATTTTCGGAATCATCGGCTTAAGTGGTGCCGGAAAAAGTACATTAGTTCGTTGTATGAACTTTCTAGAAAAGCCAACCGGAGGATCTGTCATCTTTAATGGTAAAGATCTTGGTTCCTTATCGAAGAAAGATTTAAATATGGTACGTCGCGACATTACGATGATCTTCCAGCAATTTAATCTTTTGATGCAGCGTACCGCATTAGAAAATGTTTGTTTTCCAATGGAACTTGCCAAAGTCAAAAAGGAAGATGCCAGAAAACGTGCGAAGGAATTATTAGAGATGGTTGGATTAGGTGATCGATTAGATTCTTATCCTTCCCAGCTCTCCGGTGGTCAAAAGCAAAGAGTAGCAATTGCAAGAGCACTTGCTACGAATCCTAAAGTGTTACTTTGTGATGAAGCAACCAGCGCACTGGATCCCAATACAACGAATTCAGTTCTTTCTCTATTAAAGGAGATCAACAAACAACTTGGTGTTACGATCATCATTATCACTCATGAGATGAGCGTAATCGAACGCATCTGTAATCGTGTCGCTATTATTGATAAAAGTCAGATTGCAGAAGTCGCTCCTGTTGAAGAGCTATTCTCCAATCCTAAAACAGAGATTGGGAAACACCTTGTATATCCTGATGAAATCCGTGACAACAAAGATTTTAGCAACCTTGCTTTACGTGTTGTATTTAACGGTATTTCCTCTTACGAACCAGTCATCGCCAATATGATTTTAGAATGTAAGACACCAGTTAATATTTTATTTGCTGATACACGAAATGTAGACGGCAAAGCAATGGGTCAAATGATCATTCAGCTTCCTGACGATGCAGTCATTGCAAGTAAGATGAGACATTACCTATCAAAACAAGAAGTTATCGTCGAGGAGGTTGATCTAAATGTTTAG
- a CDS encoding ABC transporter, ATP-binding protein, with protein sequence MLRVEHLEKKFKDFAIRDISFQLEPGYIMGLIGRNGAGKTTLMRMLLGVYKIDRGSVSINGWDLVHNTVKAKDEIGFILDQTPFLEELTIAENQKLFSRFYSRWDDELFDFYLRRFHISEHRLVMDLSKGIQTKLQLAFALAHHPRLLIMDEPTGGLDPIFRKEFLMLLQELLEKEEMSILISTHLTNDLDQIADYITMIDDGKLLFSKSKEELLDECYIVKGAIEDEKALLGDANAIIVHKKGRFEAFIQDRELADKLLAITEIPVVLEHATLEDIMYYRTRRGLDEN encoded by the coding sequence ATGCTAAGAGTAGAACATTTAGAGAAAAAGTTTAAAGATTTTGCAATCCGTGATATATCTTTTCAGCTGGAACCAGGATATATCATGGGTTTGATTGGAAGAAACGGTGCTGGTAAGACTACACTTATGAGGATGCTGCTTGGCGTATATAAAATTGATAGGGGAAGTGTATCGATCAATGGCTGGGACTTAGTACATAATACGGTCAAGGCAAAAGATGAAATCGGTTTCATTTTAGATCAGACTCCATTCTTAGAAGAATTAACGATCGCTGAAAATCAGAAGCTATTTTCTAGATTTTATTCTAGGTGGGATGATGAACTATTCGATTTTTATTTGAGGCGATTTCACATATCGGAGCATAGGCTGGTCATGGATCTATCAAAGGGAATACAGACAAAGTTGCAGCTGGCTTTTGCTTTAGCACATCATCCAAGGTTGTTGATCATGGATGAGCCAACCGGAGGATTAGATCCAATCTTTCGAAAAGAATTTCTGATGTTACTGCAGGAATTGTTAGAGAAAGAGGAAATGAGCATCCTCATTTCTACTCATTTGACCAATGATCTGGATCAGATCGCAGATTATATTACGATGATTGATGATGGTAAGCTATTATTTAGTAAATCAAAAGAAGAGTTATTGGATGAATGCTATATTGTAAAAGGTGCAATAGAAGATGAGAAGGCTTTACTTGGAGATGCAAATGCTATTATCGTTCATAAGAAGGGGAGATTCGAGGCATTTATTCAAGATAGAGAGTTAGCTGACAAGCTGCTAGCGATAACAGAAATACCGGTTGTGTTAGAACATGCTACCTTGGAGGATATTATGTATTATCGGACAAGGAGGGGACTCGATGAAAACTAA
- a CDS encoding L-threonine 3-O-phosphate decarboxylase codes for MIKQKDHFHGSDLEKIEAVYHIKKEDITSFGANVNPLGVSFKLRETLASKIDAITSYPDREYTSLRKCISSYTGAELEHIIVGNGSTELISLFIQITHPKKALLIGPTYSEYEREVTLEGGRAHYLSLHEEDGFSLNLDELEDELSQDVDLLIICNPNNPTSSVLTRQEMRKILDSCKRKGIYVMVDETYVEFAPSIEDITSIPLAEYYTNLVILRGISKFFAAPGLRLGYAICGNEELLKEINKRKNPWTINSLAAIAGEIMFTDTDYINQTKELIHTERTRICARLAACKDLKIYKPNANFVLCKLLREDITSFDLFETCIKKGLMIRDCSNFPFLDDHYFRFCFMSAEKNDELVDLILETLAS; via the coding sequence GTCAACCCCCTCGGCGTTTCATTTAAACTAAGAGAAACTTTAGCAAGCAAGATTGATGCGATCACTTCCTATCCAGACCGAGAATATACTTCTCTCAGAAAATGTATCAGCAGCTATACAGGAGCTGAATTAGAACATATTATTGTCGGAAACGGTTCGACTGAATTGATCAGTCTCTTTATTCAGATCACACACCCTAAGAAAGCGCTTTTAATCGGACCAACTTATTCAGAATATGAACGGGAAGTTACCTTGGAAGGCGGACGTGCTCACTACTTAAGTCTTCATGAGGAAGATGGATTTAGTCTAAATTTAGATGAGTTAGAAGATGAGCTATCTCAAGATGTCGATCTCCTTATCATCTGCAATCCCAACAATCCAACCTCCTCTGTCCTTACCAGACAAGAAATGCGTAAGATTCTAGACAGCTGTAAGCGAAAAGGAATCTATGTTATGGTTGATGAAACCTACGTGGAGTTTGCTCCATCCATTGAAGATATTACTTCAATCCCTCTTGCAGAATATTATACAAACTTAGTCATCTTACGTGGAATCAGTAAATTCTTTGCCGCTCCAGGATTACGACTCGGTTATGCCATCTGTGGAAATGAAGAACTGTTAAAAGAGATCAATAAAAGGAAGAACCCTTGGACGATCAACAGCCTAGCTGCTATCGCTGGCGAGATCATGTTTACTGATACTGATTATATCAATCAGACAAAAGAATTAATTCATACAGAACGAACAAGAATTTGTGCTCGTCTTGCTGCATGTAAAGACTTAAAAATATATAAGCCAAATGCGAACTTCGTTCTCTGTAAATTACTTCGAGAAGATATTACGTCATTTGACTTATTTGAAACGTGCATCAAGAAAGGACTTATGATCCGCGACTGCAGTAACTTTCCTTTCCTTGATGACCACTATTTTAGATTCTGTTTTATGTCTGCAGAAAAGAACGACGAACTTGTAGATTTAATTTTAGAAACCTTAGCAAGCTAA
- a CDS encoding serine/threonine protein phosphatase — protein sequence MRFAVLSDIHSNHIALSACLAELAKEEVDGYFFLGDYVSDCPHPTKTMDLLKEIRDTKKAYFVRGNREESLLEYDMMENKDWKNSSYQGSLLYTYERLRKEDLEWFASMPNHQSIELPDGIKVMLAHGSPFETRDLLNADEDITKEILDKIDEDYLFCGHTHKQFVFHWEGKVLLNPGSIGVAIGPPKSAHYSIVEIENNGKMKVQQKFVEYDYNELKEEFLHSSLMQQGMMWPKNILKSIETGINYGPICAKRAYEIAVEEQVPIKMYHVPERFWIRAANELHI from the coding sequence ATGAGATTTGCAGTATTAAGTGATATTCATAGTAATCATATTGCGCTAAGTGCCTGTCTGGCTGAGTTAGCGAAAGAAGAGGTCGATGGATATTTCTTTTTAGGCGATTATGTGAGTGATTGTCCTCATCCGACAAAAACAATGGATTTGTTAAAAGAGATCCGTGATACGAAGAAGGCTTATTTTGTTAGAGGCAATCGGGAAGAATCCTTATTGGAATATGATATGATGGAAAATAAGGATTGGAAGAACAGCTCATATCAAGGAAGTCTTCTTTATACATATGAGAGATTAAGGAAAGAAGATTTAGAATGGTTTGCATCGATGCCGAATCATCAGTCGATTGAATTGCCTGATGGGATAAAAGTCATGCTGGCACATGGTTCTCCTTTTGAGACAAGGGATCTTCTAAATGCCGACGAGGATATTACAAAAGAGATACTAGATAAGATCGACGAGGATTATCTGTTTTGTGGTCATACGCATAAGCAGTTTGTCTTTCATTGGGAAGGCAAGGTCCTACTAAATCCTGGTTCTATAGGAGTTGCCATTGGACCGCCGAAGAGCGCTCATTATAGTATTGTGGAGATTGAAAACAACGGGAAAATGAAAGTACAACAGAAATTCGTCGAGTATGATTATAACGAATTAAAAGAGGAATTCCTCCACTCCTCATTAATGCAGCAGGGGATGATGTGGCCGAAGAATATTCTAAAGTCCATTGAGACTGGAATTAACTATGGTCCGATCTGTGCCAAGCGCGCTTATGAGATTGCAGTGGAGGAACAGGTTCCAATAAAGATGTATCATGTGCCGGAACGATTTTGGATTCGTGCGGCAAATGAACTTCATATTTAG